In one Campylobacter insulaenigrae NCTC 12927 genomic region, the following are encoded:
- a CDS encoding ribose-phosphate pyrophosphokinase, translated as MRGYKIFSGSANEDFAKKISKYLSLPLSNAGVKRFSDGEISIQIDESVRGKDVFIIQSTCAPTNDNLMELLIMTDALRRSSASSITAIIPYFGYARQDRKASPRVPITAKLVANLIQSAGVDRVATIDLHAGQIQGFFDIPVDNLYGSIIFNDYIRNKNYKNPIIASPDIGGIARARSVAKALGLDIVIVDKRREKANESEVMNIIGDVKDKEVILVDDIIDTAGTIVKAAEVFKTKGAKSVIACCTHPVLSGVAYERIAKDALDELVVTDTIPLKQQMDKIKVLSVAPIFGEVIRRVYHNESVNSLFV; from the coding sequence ATGCGCGGATATAAAATATTTTCTGGTTCTGCAAACGAAGACTTTGCAAAAAAAATTTCAAAATACCTTTCTTTACCTTTAAGTAATGCTGGAGTTAAGCGTTTTAGTGATGGAGAAATTAGCATACAAATAGACGAAAGTGTGCGTGGTAAGGATGTATTTATCATACAGAGCACTTGTGCACCAACTAATGATAATTTAATGGAACTTTTAATAATGACTGATGCATTGCGTCGTTCAAGTGCAAGTTCTATAACTGCTATAATTCCATACTTTGGCTATGCAAGACAAGATAGAAAAGCAAGTCCTAGGGTACCAATTACTGCAAAATTAGTAGCAAATCTCATACAGTCAGCTGGAGTAGATAGAGTAGCTACTATCGATTTACATGCGGGGCAAATTCAAGGATTTTTTGATATACCAGTAGATAATCTTTATGGAAGTATCATTTTTAATGACTATATTAGGAATAAAAATTATAAAAATCCTATCATTGCAAGCCCTGATATAGGAGGTATCGCAAGAGCTAGAAGCGTAGCAAAAGCCTTAGGACTTGATATAGTAATAGTTGATAAAAGAAGAGAAAAAGCCAATGAGAGTGAAGTAATGAATATCATCGGTGATGTAAAAGATAAAGAAGTAATTTTAGTAGATGATATCATCGATACAGCAGGAACCATAGTAAAAGCTGCTGAAGTTTTTAAAACTAAAGGTGCAAAATCTGTTATAGCTTGTTGCACTCACCCTGTACTTAGTGGCGTAGCTTATGAAAGAATAGCTAAAGATGCACTTGATGAGCTAGTAGTAACTGATACCATACCTTTAAAACAACAAATGGATAAAATCAAAGTCCTAAGTGTAGCACCTATTTTTGGAGAAGTAATACGTAGAGTTTATCATAATGAAAGCGTGAATTCTTTATTTGTATAA
- a CDS encoding AAA family ATPase, which produces MEDKSVLEQIIVVSQNFNKNIKKHEDDRGFLSQNILNELRNLIEHIALYIYNRDTNNNFNSHYDNLKVGIVYISDKAKYVNIRKMHNFLQITSSHYTPDEETSERLMLKYISLLIKIKQFCKNNLNIDILQNIYEFPIKLDNLSLQYYERVTNVINNTSVFENTRIDKFYIHKVKPFIVDKKMYYEITFVLAKNNTSKFDKIIAFSKEYIPDNYAVELKLYDTSIWLNSFKIPIILIINWNVSIRPCELKNFCVIFGLVNINFIRNAKYERIMQFLKYNELSLLDIIKLNDIEYQNIKNEFSENKFNDFFKCLDKARDIITNNKKGKNILSYLLNSMNNVVVKHQKGDFANEKLSNLCLKNSSIPFEDMPFCTSLAGHNPRLIDLYECLDAKDRGHELLARTIKNNSKIHGNLYKDIEDFVQISKENILELVRKYNDSIEYEYHKPKRHIEILYEKYLYINEDEVTIKNIILKLKNFTQSGIENYQKDIKEWLENNNLDCAEKKNFLEKMFCDSKLALIYGAAGTGKTTLIEYISNFFKDKNILFLTNTYTALDNIKRRIKNPLWSFNVISSCIKKRKEQVYDIVIIDECSTIDNKNIFEFLNKVKCDVLVCVGDVYQIEAINFGNWFLFAQNFFKDKQIELKHIYRTNDESLQDLWKEVRELGENILEKLSKKKISEKIENFNFNAQKEDEIILCLNYGGLYGVNNINRLLQENNPKQGIQFNSLYYKIDDPILFNNESSLRFGQVIHNNLKGSIVDIKKENGYALFVVNVYKNISKESENSFKVTKKFNNEYTEIAFKVDEINSDEEDEKEHAVPFQVAYAISIHKAQGLEYDNVSIIISDEIEEQITHNIFYTAITRAKIKLKIYWSAETENKVLNSLKLKDIKQDYNLLLSKLK; this is translated from the coding sequence GTGGAAGATAAATCTGTTTTAGAGCAAATTATAGTTGTTAGTCAAAATTTTAATAAAAATATAAAAAAACATGAAGATGATAGAGGATTTTTATCTCAAAATATACTCAATGAGTTAAGGAATTTAATAGAACATATTGCTTTGTATATTTACAATAGAGATACAAACAATAATTTTAATAGTCATTATGATAATTTAAAAGTTGGAATTGTATATATAAGCGATAAAGCTAAATATGTAAATATTAGAAAAATGCATAATTTCTTACAAATAACATCTTCTCATTACACTCCAGATGAGGAAACTTCAGAAAGATTGATGTTAAAATATATTTCTCTTTTAATTAAAATAAAGCAATTTTGTAAAAATAATTTAAATATAGATATCTTGCAGAATATATATGAATTTCCTATTAAGCTTGATAATCTAAGTTTGCAATATTATGAAAGAGTTACAAATGTAATCAATAATACAAGTGTGTTTGAAAATACAAGAATTGATAAATTTTATATACATAAAGTCAAGCCATTTATTGTAGATAAAAAAATGTATTATGAGATAACATTTGTATTAGCTAAAAACAATACAAGTAAATTTGATAAAATCATAGCTTTTTCAAAAGAATATATTCCAGATAATTATGCTGTTGAGTTAAAATTATATGATACTAGCATATGGTTGAATTCATTTAAGATACCTATTATATTAATAATCAATTGGAATGTAAGCATAAGACCTTGTGAGTTAAAAAATTTTTGTGTCATTTTTGGATTAGTCAATATTAATTTTATAAGAAATGCAAAGTATGAGAGAATCATGCAGTTTTTAAAATACAATGAATTGAGTTTGCTAGATATTATAAAATTAAATGATATAGAATATCAAAACATCAAGAATGAATTTAGTGAAAATAAATTTAATGATTTTTTTAAATGTCTTGATAAGGCAAGGGATATTATCACAAACAATAAAAAAGGAAAAAATATCCTTAGTTATTTATTAAATAGTATGAATAATGTTGTTGTAAAACATCAAAAAGGTGATTTTGCTAATGAAAAATTATCAAATTTATGTTTAAAAAATTCCTCCATACCTTTTGAAGATATGCCTTTTTGTACTTCTTTAGCAGGACATAATCCTAGATTAATTGATTTATATGAGTGTTTAGATGCGAAAGATAGAGGGCATGAATTATTAGCTAGAACTATTAAAAATAACTCTAAAATTCATGGAAACTTATATAAGGATATTGAGGATTTTGTGCAAATTTCTAAAGAAAATATTTTAGAACTAGTTAGGAAATACAATGATTCTATTGAGTATGAATACCATAAACCAAAAAGACATATAGAAATATTATATGAAAAATATTTATATATTAATGAAGATGAAGTTACGATAAAAAATATTATTTTAAAGCTTAAAAATTTTACTCAAAGTGGCATAGAAAATTATCAAAAAGATATAAAAGAATGGCTAGAGAATAATAACTTAGATTGTGCAGAAAAAAAGAATTTTCTAGAAAAAATGTTTTGTGATTCAAAATTAGCATTGATATATGGTGCAGCAGGAACAGGCAAAACTACATTAATAGAATATATTTCTAATTTTTTTAAAGATAAAAATATATTGTTTTTGACAAATACTTACACAGCATTAGATAATATAAAAAGAAGAATAAAAAATCCCTTATGGAGTTTTAATGTTATATCTTCTTGCATAAAAAAAAGAAAAGAGCAAGTATATGATATTGTAATTATTGATGAGTGTAGTACGATTGATAATAAAAATATATTTGAATTTTTAAATAAAGTAAAATGTGATGTTTTGGTTTGTGTTGGAGATGTATATCAAATAGAGGCTATTAATTTTGGAAATTGGTTTTTATTTGCTCAAAACTTTTTTAAAGATAAGCAAATAGAGCTAAAACATATTTATAGAACTAATGATGAAAGTTTACAAGATTTATGGAAAGAAGTAAGAGAGCTAGGAGAGAATATACTTGAAAAGCTTTCTAAGAAAAAAATATCTGAGAAAATAGAAAATTTTAATTTTAATGCGCAAAAAGAAGATGAGATTATCTTATGTCTTAATTACGGTGGATTATATGGTGTAAATAATATAAATAGGCTTTTACAAGAAAATAATCCTAAACAAGGTATTCAATTTAATAGCTTGTATTATAAAATAGACGATCCTATATTGTTTAATAATGAATCCTCTTTAAGGTTTGGGCAAGTCATTCACAATAACTTAAAAGGATCGATAGTAGACATAAAGAAAGAAAATGGATATGCTCTTTTTGTGGTAAATGTTTATAAAAATATAAGCAAAGAGAGCGAAAATAGCTTTAAAGTTACTAAAAAATTTAATAATGAATATACAGAAATTGCTTTTAAAGTAGATGAAATAAATTCTGATGAAGAGGATGAAAAAGAACATGCTGTTCCTTTTCAAGTAGCTTATGCTATTTCCATACATAAAGCACAAGGTTTAGAATATGATAATGTTTCTATAATTATTTCAGATGAGATAGAAGAGCAAATAACACATAATATATTTTATACAGCTATAACAAGAGCTAAAATAAAATTAAAAATATATTGGTCAGCCGAAACTGAAAATAAAGTATTAAATTCATTAAAACTTAAAGATATCAAGCAGGATTATAATCTTTTGTTATCTAAGTTAAAATAA
- a CDS encoding PepSY domain-containing protein, with the protein MMNKNKFFRQVHIYIGLFFLPLAFLYAITGFAYLVGFDGDSGAKIQSYKIQATIQKDDEAKFLITFLEQNHLKLPSSLKPKPNKKGNGIELGGINYTTSIIKIDENTYEIIIKTRSLLGNMISLHKNKGMWYFSILGLAFASAMIMLYISGILITLVAIRKDRKKQIVVLTLGFIITLIVAYFSV; encoded by the coding sequence ATTATGAATAAAAACAAGTTTTTTAGGCAAGTTCATATTTATATTGGTTTATTTTTTTTACCATTAGCTTTTTTATATGCTATAACTGGATTTGCATATTTAGTTGGTTTTGATGGAGATAGTGGGGCAAAAATTCAAAGTTATAAAATTCAAGCAACCATACAAAAAGATGATGAAGCTAAATTTCTAATAACATTTTTAGAGCAAAACCATCTTAAATTACCCTCTTCTTTAAAACCAAAACCAAATAAAAAAGGCAATGGTATAGAACTTGGTGGTATTAATTACACAACAAGTATCATAAAAATTGATGAAAACACTTATGAAATCATCATTAAAACTAGAAGCTTATTAGGTAATATGATTTCATTACATAAAAATAAAGGTATGTGGTATTTTTCTATCCTTGGTTTGGCTTTTGCTTCAGCAATGATAATGCTTTATATTTCTGGAATTTTAATCACCCTTGTAGCCATTCGAAAAGACAGAAAAAAACAAATTGTAGTATTAACTTTAGGTTTTATTATTACACTTATTGTAGCCTATTTTAGTGTTTAA
- a CDS encoding acyl-CoA thioesterase gives MKDMQEPKLKVIAMPSHTNPAGNIFGGWIMSQIDLAGAIAARELSPQRVVTVAVDKIIFKEPIFVGDLVSCYAKIIKAGNTSITVEVEVVTQRANENGHVYCIHVTSAIVTYVSVDKNGNKLAIDADLKRLHGF, from the coding sequence ATGAAAGATATGCAAGAACCAAAATTAAAAGTCATAGCTATGCCAAGTCATACCAACCCAGCAGGTAATATATTTGGTGGTTGGATTATGTCTCAAATAGATCTAGCTGGTGCTATAGCAGCTAGAGAACTTTCGCCGCAAAGAGTCGTAACGGTCGCAGTAGATAAAATCATTTTTAAAGAACCTATTTTTGTAGGTGATTTAGTATCGTGCTATGCTAAAATTATTAAAGCAGGAAATACTTCTATCACAGTCGAAGTAGAAGTTGTTACTCAAAGAGCAAATGAAAATGGGCATGTATATTGTATACATGTAACCTCAGCAATTGTAACATATGTAAGCGTAGATAAAAATGGTAATAAATTGGCCATAGATGCGGATTTAAAAAGATTACATGGTTTTTAA
- a CDS encoding type II restriction/modification enzyme, whose product MNFYEEIKKYLDNNLFTNYALEVDFPNIYNFTQNENTYKTTLDDIICLYNAIQKSFQKYNEHQFEDEFISKVLEILGWKFIRQDEKIIQGKLEKPDFLLFSDENIKANYENLDKDVKKSSNEFTIIMESKAYNVEIDNKKVKDNPHFQILRYLSNLKKNYGFLTNGRFWRFYDNSTLSANKVFYEINLEQIIKDKNYQAFAYFYSIFASKSYTEEKHIEKSLQVNKESKIKIEDDLKSIIYGTNGNESLFEFIGSKIYNKTKADLKLIYENSLYFVFRLLFIAYFEDKFENILEKHKYFKSKISIKTLLQNLSDDESSSAGFGDLETIFQIYNEGKSSFDMPVFNGGLFDESKTTLLSTPKIFSDKDLKYVLEQLLNYKDKNLTFKRDYKTLSIEHLGTIYEGLLSYFFEVANEDIYYVSYKEKSKEIESYFDNYDFKILEKSKKVEKYNFYKKGQIYLKNSSNSRKSTASFYTPESIVNFLINSALKDKLNNENILKFKILDNACGSGHFLVGVLNAITHIVLSDFEHFTNLKQLHEQEKENIANHIKDFTQDYELDESDVLKRLLLKRIIYGVDLNPFSIELTKLSLWIDSFIFGTPLSFIEHHIKCGNALVGSNISDFKNLISQNADNLFTNSITQEFEILQEVFEKLDNLQDTNEEQIKQSKQIYQNEITPKLDKLNLYLNYINSLYFANKEELQFLKALSQDDIQNLNQNEQAKDIISKYQKEFSFFNYELEFPEIIENQVFKGFDIIIGNPPWDKSEFSDNDFFPQYKSDYRSLIASKKKEIQNNLLAKDYIKQNYEKQKAYIDIINVYYKNTFMSNSLTKDINLFRLFVEKNLSLLKQDGNLAYVLPSALMFEDGSLTLRKEILENKTLEYFYSFENRQAIFADVDSRYKFALMLIKNTQANNAHKIKTMFYKTDINSLKNKDEILTLSLKDIKKLSPIHLALMELKDKQSLEILKKCYKKFQNLSFDYIDFRQELNMTTDKDLFIEEFGEELLPLYEGKMIHQFNANFSQATYFLKKAKFDERLKSKELSRAKKATQKELNPELIKYDREFFRLGYRAIARDTDERTLIFSLLPKNCGFGHSMFANVPKLYILRDDEICINAMSHKRILFALALLNSLVVDFIIRNMVQINVSKTYLERIPFPQPSDDEIQNNEIYKTLAKNALLLQLYNDTNHYFDELKQEFNIKDDEIPKTKKAYDILRAKNDLLVKELYGLSDDEFSYMISTFKVLNEKQSEYIALLRN is encoded by the coding sequence ATGAATTTTTATGAAGAAATTAAAAAATATCTCGATAATAATCTTTTTACTAATTATGCTCTAGAGGTAGATTTTCCAAACATTTATAATTTTACTCAAAATGAAAATACATACAAAACAACTTTAGATGACATAATTTGCCTATATAACGCTATTCAAAAAAGTTTTCAAAAATACAATGAACATCAATTTGAAGATGAATTTATATCAAAAGTGTTAGAAATTTTAGGGTGGAAATTTATAAGACAAGATGAAAAAATCATACAAGGTAAATTAGAAAAACCTGACTTTTTACTTTTTAGCGATGAAAACATAAAAGCAAATTATGAAAATTTAGACAAAGATGTAAAAAAATCAAGCAATGAATTTACTATCATTATGGAGTCAAAAGCTTATAATGTAGAAATTGATAATAAAAAAGTAAAAGACAATCCTCACTTTCAAATTTTAAGATATCTTAGTAATTTAAAGAAAAATTATGGCTTTTTAACCAATGGTAGATTTTGGCGTTTTTATGATAACTCTACACTTAGTGCAAACAAGGTGTTTTATGAGATAAATTTAGAACAAATTATAAAAGATAAAAATTATCAAGCTTTTGCATACTTTTATAGTATTTTTGCCTCAAAAAGCTATACAGAAGAAAAACACATAGAAAAATCTTTACAAGTTAATAAAGAATCAAAAATCAAAATAGAAGATGATTTAAAATCTATCATCTATGGAACTAATGGTAATGAATCTTTATTTGAATTTATAGGTTCTAAGATTTATAACAAAACTAAAGCTGATTTAAAACTAATCTATGAAAATTCTTTATATTTTGTATTTAGGCTTTTATTTATTGCTTATTTTGAAGATAAATTTGAAAATATCTTAGAAAAGCATAAATACTTCAAAAGCAAAATTAGTATAAAAACTTTATTACAAAATTTAAGTGATGATGAAAGTTCAAGTGCTGGCTTTGGAGATTTAGAAACTATTTTTCAAATTTATAACGAGGGTAAAAGTAGTTTTGATATGCCTGTCTTTAATGGTGGATTGTTTGATGAGAGCAAGACCACTCTTTTAAGCACACCAAAGATTTTCAGTGATAAAGATCTAAAATATGTCTTAGAGCAATTATTAAATTACAAAGATAAAAATTTAACCTTCAAAAGAGATTATAAAACTTTAAGCATAGAGCATTTAGGCACGATTTATGAAGGTTTGCTTTCTTACTTTTTTGAAGTAGCAAATGAAGATATTTACTATGTAAGTTATAAAGAAAAATCAAAAGAAATAGAAAGTTATTTTGATAATTATGATTTTAAAATTTTAGAAAAATCAAAAAAAGTAGAAAAATACAATTTTTATAAAAAAGGACAAATTTATCTTAAAAATTCTAGTAATTCAAGAAAATCAACAGCAAGCTTTTATACACCTGAGTCAATAGTGAATTTTTTGATAAATAGTGCTTTAAAAGATAAACTAAACAATGAAAACATTTTGAAATTTAAAATACTAGACAATGCTTGCGGTAGCGGGCATTTTTTAGTCGGAGTTTTAAATGCTATCACGCATATTGTTTTATCAGATTTTGAACATTTTACAAATTTAAAACAACTTCACGAACAAGAAAAAGAAAATATCGCAAATCACATAAAAGATTTTACGCAAGATTATGAGCTAGATGAAAGTGATGTTTTGAAACGACTTTTGTTAAAACGCATTATTTACGGGGTGGATTTAAACCCATTTAGTATAGAACTTACAAAACTTAGCCTTTGGATAGATAGTTTTATCTTTGGAACCCCACTTTCTTTTATAGAGCATCACATAAAATGTGGTAATGCTTTAGTAGGCTCAAACATAAGTGATTTTAAAAATTTAATTTCACAAAATGCTGATAATCTTTTCACAAATTCCATTACTCAAGAATTTGAAATTTTACAAGAAGTATTTGAAAAGCTTGATAATCTACAAGATACCAACGAAGAACAAATCAAACAATCAAAACAAATCTATCAAAATGAAATCACACCAAAGCTTGATAAGCTAAATTTATATCTAAACTATATCAACTCGCTTTATTTTGCTAACAAAGAAGAATTACAATTTCTAAAAGCCTTAAGTCAAGATGATATACAAAATTTAAATCAAAATGAACAAGCAAAAGACATCATTAGCAAATATCAAAAAGAATTTAGCTTTTTTAACTATGAGTTAGAATTTCCTGAAATCATAGAAAATCAAGTCTTTAAAGGCTTTGATATCATCATAGGTAATCCACCTTGGGATAAGTCAGAGTTTAGTGATAATGATTTCTTTCCGCAATATAAAAGCGATTATAGAAGCTTAATTGCTAGCAAGAAAAAAGAAATTCAAAACAATTTGCTAGCTAAAGATTATATAAAGCAAAATTATGAAAAACAAAAAGCATATATAGATATAATTAATGTTTATTATAAAAACACATTTATGTCTAATTCTTTAACGAAAGATATTAATTTATTTCGTCTTTTTGTAGAAAAAAATCTTTCTCTTTTAAAACAAGATGGAAATTTAGCTTATGTTTTACCTAGTGCTTTAATGTTTGAAGATGGAAGTTTAACTTTAAGAAAAGAAATTTTAGAAAATAAAACTTTAGAATATTTTTATAGTTTTGAAAACAGACAAGCTATATTTGCTGATGTAGATTCAAGGTATAAATTTGCTCTTATGCTTATAAAAAATACGCAAGCAAATAATGCTCACAAAATCAAAACGATGTTTTATAAAACAGATATAAACTCACTAAAAAACAAAGATGAAATTTTAACTCTAAGTTTAAAAGATATCAAAAAGCTAAGTCCAATTCACTTAGCTTTAATGGAGTTAAAAGACAAGCAATCCTTAGAAATTTTAAAAAAATGCTATAAAAAATTTCAAAATTTATCTTTTGATTATATAGATTTTAGACAAGAATTAAATATGACTACTGATAAAGATTTGTTTATAGAAGAGTTTGGGGAAGAACTTTTGCCTTTATATGAAGGTAAAATGATACATCAATTTAATGCAAATTTTAGCCAAGCTACTTATTTTTTAAAAAAGGCTAAATTTGATGAGCGTTTAAAAAGCAAAGAACTTTCAAGAGCTAAAAAAGCTACACAAAAAGAACTAAACCCTGAATTGATAAAATATGATAGAGAATTTTTTAGACTTGGATATAGAGCTATTGCAAGAGATACAGATGAGAGGACTTTGATATTTTCACTTTTACCAAAAAATTGTGGTTTTGGGCATAGTATGTTTGCAAATGTGCCAAAACTATATATTTTAAGAGATGATGAAATTTGTATAAATGCTATGTCTCATAAAAGAATTTTATTTGCTTTAGCTTTGTTAAATTCTTTAGTGGTTGATTTCATCATAAGAAATATGGTGCAAATCAATGTAAGTAAAACTTATTTAGAAAGAATTCCATTTCCACAACCAAGTGATGATGAAATTCAAAATAATGAAATTTATAAAACTCTAGCTAAAAACGCTTTACTTTTACAACTTTACAATGATACAAATCATTATTTTGATGAATTAAAACAAGAATTTAACATAAAAGATGATGAAATTCCAAAAACTAAAAAAGCTTATGATATCTTAAGAGCAAAAAATGATTTATTAGTTAAAGAACTTTATGGTTTAAGCGATGATGAATTTTCTTACATGATAAGCACTTTTAAAGTCTTAAACGAAAAACAAAGCGAATATATAGCATTGTTAAGGAATTAG
- the ciaB gene encoding invasion protein CiaB — MNDFRQIAQIVKNRKQYINDLYKILQNGENHPLIDRALQLAELDNEKNNILAILRRLVDLKEENLIQELEKKGLKEEEITQIKYKVHSLVRSFYEVEHQDLIDEIKSKKLLDDFYLNLIQGVHNIGVIMNSFDIAWSKQILDVNNKILKEQFQNLSDALEFLKQNELYQLNQDGEICERSYGALVKIGTIWRFLPYAKAFENEVLKLEYEFDKLLDKLKTFELNDDKKAYITYIEKLKFAFCEKDNKEVVKKWQEAELAWMEVKSPLQIGHPLEYYEDSYTHAVALEWDIRLEDISDFDTNVFQEQIKESFSMIYEQLEEKDEKLFEEVNFNLDKTQLYICMPMIFYGAELKGLFSAQVVPNDEYVSNIAGKKIFAFLNYVYENAKTKPFMKLSSMIFEKEFLDYGRDILFYNEKLWKKIYEVSTIGHEFGHIFFVANDSEKKMNESGVFKNIEEFKATAGGLVNFFLHEKDELKMPVFYELIKRAVGLIAWQRVEEVKPYYTEGLIHLSLLFKAEVLSFGNEKLNVDFTQEAYERFKEIFLQNYYNLARHYLLKEDAKKYLNDFCVLEDEFFMPIDDECKKFVKYYYELYQLYGNEIDESGEFEKYTSVKN; from the coding sequence ATGAATGATTTTAGACAAATTGCACAAATAGTAAAAAACAGAAAACAATATATCAATGATTTATATAAAATTTTACAAAATGGAGAAAATCATCCACTTATAGATAGAGCATTACAATTAGCTGAGCTTGATAATGAAAAAAATAATATTTTGGCTATATTGCGTCGTTTGGTAGATTTAAAAGAAGAAAATTTAATTCAAGAACTTGAAAAAAAAGGTTTAAAAGAAGAGGAAATTACTCAAATAAAATATAAAGTACATTCCTTAGTAAGATCTTTTTATGAAGTGGAGCATCAAGATCTCATTGATGAGATAAAGAGTAAAAAATTACTTGATGATTTTTATTTGAATTTAATTCAAGGTGTTCATAATATTGGAGTAATTATGAATTCTTTTGATATTGCATGGAGTAAACAAATTTTAGATGTCAATAATAAAATTTTAAAAGAGCAGTTTCAGAATTTAAGTGATGCTTTAGAATTTTTAAAACAAAATGAACTTTATCAGTTAAATCAAGATGGTGAGATTTGTGAAAGAAGTTATGGGGCTTTAGTCAAAATTGGGACTATTTGGAGATTTTTACCTTATGCAAAAGCTTTTGAGAATGAAGTTTTAAAATTAGAATATGAATTTGATAAACTTCTAGATAAATTAAAAACTTTTGAGTTAAATGATGATAAAAAAGCTTATATAACTTATATAGAAAAGTTAAAATTTGCTTTTTGTGAAAAAGATAATAAAGAAGTAGTTAAAAAATGGCAAGAGGCTGAACTTGCTTGGATGGAAGTAAAATCACCGTTACAAATAGGTCATCCATTAGAATATTATGAAGATTCTTATACCCATGCAGTAGCGTTAGAATGGGATATACGTTTAGAAGATATTAGCGATTTTGATACTAATGTTTTTCAAGAACAAATAAAAGAAAGTTTTTCTATGATTTATGAGCAACTAGAAGAAAAAGATGAAAAGCTTTTTGAGGAGGTTAACTTTAATCTTGATAAAACTCAACTTTATATTTGTATGCCTATGATTTTTTATGGCGCAGAACTTAAAGGACTTTTTTCCGCTCAAGTTGTTCCAAATGATGAATATGTCAGTAATATAGCTGGTAAGAAAATTTTTGCTTTTTTAAATTATGTTTATGAAAATGCTAAGACCAAACCTTTTATGAAACTTTCTTCTATGATTTTTGAAAAAGAATTTTTAGATTATGGAAGAGATATTTTATTTTATAATGAAAAATTATGGAAAAAAATATATGAAGTTTCAACTATAGGACACGAATTTGGACATATTTTCTTTGTAGCAAATGATAGTGAGAAAAAAATGAATGAAAGTGGAGTATTTAAAAATATTGAAGAATTTAAAGCAACTGCAGGAGGATTGGTAAATTTCTTTTTACATGAAAAAGATGAATTAAAAATGCCTGTATTTTATGAATTAATAAAAAGAGCAGTTGGTTTAATAGCTTGGCAAAGAGTAGAAGAAGTTAAACCTTACTATACAGAAGGCCTAATACATTTATCTTTGCTTTTTAAAGCCGAAGTTTTATCTTTTGGAAATGAAAAATTAAATGTAGATTTTACTCAAGAAGCTTATGAGAGATTTAAGGAAATATTTTTACAAAATTATTATAACTTAGCAAGACATTATTTATTAAAAGAAGACGCAAAAAAATATTTAAATGATTTTTGTGTTTTAGAAGATGAATTTTTTATGCCAATAGATGATGAATGTAAAAAATTCGTGAAATATTATTATGAGTTGTACCAATTATATGGAAATGAAATTGATGAAAGTGGAGAATTTGAAAAATACACAAGTGTAAAAAACTAA